One Pseudobutyrivibrio xylanivorans genomic window, TAACACCAACCCCATCCTTGAAATAGTTTTTAGTTACCTTCTATATCACTGACATTTGCTTCCCGTTCATTCAGCCGGGCCTCTCTCTCATCAAGAGCCTTCTCTCGGTCATCAAGCTGTTGTTTCCAAGATGCATATTCGTCAGTAATAGCCTCTTTGTAATTCAGTATTGTCGGGCTATTAATAGTAGAACTAATATAGAACATACCGATTACACAAAGGAGTAAAGCGATGACACAAACTGTCAAAAGCCTATTTATTAAGCGAAGCCTTTTCACAATACCTATATCAGATTCGCTGATAGGCTTCTTTTCCCTTCTCTCTTTGACCTTTTTTTCTTTAACCTTTTTCTCCTTAGCAGGAGCCTCGGTCTCTGTCGTGGCTTTAGGCTCTGACTTTGGAGGGAGCACTGGGTCAGAAGCAGGTCTCTCTTTCGGCTTAGTTTGTGTCGTGGGTTCAGATACGGATTCTTCTATAATATAAACAGGAGGAATATCATCTTCTGTGAAATCACCAGTTGCAAGAAGGTTCTGTCTCAGTTGATTCAGAAAACCCATTCCAACTTCAGTGGAGAACAGTCTCTGCTTCAAAAGCTTCTTGTAAACCTTAAGAACACCTTCCTCGTCGGCGTCCTTCATTTGCCCAAGAACGTACTCAACAGTCTTTAACTCCTTGGCTGCTTTCTTTGCACTATTCTCATCGTTAAAGATATATCCACCAATATTATACTTAGCCATATCTTTCCTTCACTATATGTATATAGTCATTTTAGCAATTTATAATTAAAAAATCTATCTTTTATCCTTATTTTTGTATATTTATTCTGAAAAGTCCATAAATTCCAATTACGACTCCAATAGCAGTAACTATTGTAGCGAACCAAAGTGTTGCCGTAACGCCCAGCAAATTAATGATTAAGCCACCTAAAATACTTGCCACAAGACTGCTGAAGGTCATTGCAATTGTAACGAAGGCCTGCCCCTTAACAGCGTCTGATTTTGGCATAATCTCATCAACGAAATGAACAGAGGCTGGAATAAATAAAGCAAACGCCAGTGATTGGAACAACATGCTAAAGTAAAGCATTCCAACTGAAGTTGCAATTGCTGTGAAAAACAGTTTCAAAAAATAAAAAATTGCAGAAGTACCAAGAAGCAGTTTATTTCCAAATCTATCTCGAAGCCTATTATAAAAAATCATAGCTGGCAGCTCAACGATTGCCTGAACTGCTAATAAACCACCATTAGTTGCTTCGTTGCCTCCAACATTTACACCAATCTGATATAAGAAATTATTAACAACTATGTGTCCAAAATAAAAGCACATCAAACCAATAAGAAATACGAAGAACATTTTATATTTATCAATGAATTCCTTAACAAATCGCATATCAAAGTTATCATGGCTACTCTGTTCAAAAGGATCATATTCATTTTTCACTTTCATTCCAGTAGACTTAAGCTCTCTGAAAATCCAAATAATCATGTAAGTAAAACCAGCAGAAATAAAGAATCCGAAGAAATGCGCCGCCTTGACAGAAAAAGCTTTCATAAAAAAACCGGCCACAA contains:
- a CDS encoding MFS transporter, giving the protein MAERFRKSLDFRINTLYIITQGLYWMMVCCAVSMGSAYLSNRGYSTFAIGLLFAISYLFAAIIQQVVSVATDNATNFDVMDILGALGIIITIDLLISLCTNGHSFMTGLTFLIAAMLTTTIQPFLNALNFHIEKYGIEMNYGVARASGSFFFFVMSLVAGFFMKAFSVKAAHFFGFFISAGFTYMIIWIFRELKSTGMKVKNEYDPFEQSSHDNFDMRFVKEFIDKYKMFFVFLIGLMCFYFGHIVVNNFLYQIGVNVGGNEATNGGLLAVQAIVELPAMIFYNRLRDRFGNKLLLGTSAIFYFLKLFFTAIATSVGMLYFSMLFQSLAFALFIPASVHFVDEIMPKSDAVKGQAFVTIAMTFSSLVASILGGLIINLLGVTATLWFATIVTAIGVVIGIYGLFRINIQK